One Flagellimonas sp. CMM7 genomic region harbors:
- the accC gene encoding acetyl-CoA carboxylase biotin carboxylase subunit yields the protein MKKILVANRGEIALRVMRTAKKMGISTVAVFSEADRNAPHVRFADEAVCIGEPPSNKSYLLGDKIIKVALKLNVDGIHPGYGFLSENADFAEAVEKNGLTFIGPKSKAIRVMGSKLAAKEAVKAYDIPMVPGIDEAITEVAKAHEIANEIGYPVLIKASAGGGGKGMRIVEKEADLESQMERAISEATSAFGDGSVFVEKYVTSPRHIEIQVMADTHGNVLHFFERECSIQRRHQKVVEEAPSSILTPELRNAMGVAATKVAEACDYVGAGTVEFLMDADLNFYFLEMNTRLQVEHPVTELISGVDLVELQIKVARGEELPLKQEDLKIQGHAMELRVYAEDPLNDFLPSVGNLEVYKLPVGEGIRVDNGFEEGMDIPIYYDPMLSKLITYGETREEAIELILDAIQDYKIKGVQTTLPFGTFVFKHDAFRSGNFDTHFVKDYYSPETLKQQNTDEAEIAAMIALHQYLEDQKILKLPSN from the coding sequence ATGAAAAAAATACTGGTTGCAAATCGCGGAGAAATTGCCCTGAGGGTAATGAGAACCGCAAAGAAAATGGGTATAAGTACCGTAGCTGTATTTTCCGAAGCAGATAGAAATGCTCCACATGTTCGATTTGCGGACGAAGCGGTCTGTATTGGTGAACCGCCATCTAACAAGTCATATTTGTTGGGAGACAAAATTATTAAGGTCGCATTAAAACTAAATGTTGATGGAATCCATCCCGGATACGGTTTTTTAAGTGAAAATGCCGATTTTGCTGAAGCTGTTGAAAAGAATGGACTCACCTTTATTGGGCCAAAATCTAAAGCAATACGGGTAATGGGCAGTAAACTTGCAGCCAAAGAAGCCGTAAAGGCCTATGATATTCCAATGGTGCCCGGTATTGATGAGGCGATAACAGAGGTTGCGAAAGCCCATGAAATTGCAAATGAGATTGGATATCCAGTTTTAATAAAGGCTTCTGCTGGTGGAGGTGGAAAGGGTATGCGAATTGTTGAAAAGGAAGCGGATTTGGAATCTCAAATGGAACGGGCCATTAGCGAAGCTACTTCTGCTTTTGGTGATGGTTCTGTTTTTGTGGAAAAATACGTGACTTCGCCCAGGCATATTGAAATTCAGGTAATGGCGGATACCCATGGCAATGTGCTGCACTTTTTTGAACGGGAATGTAGTATCCAAAGGCGACATCAAAAGGTAGTGGAAGAGGCCCCATCTTCTATTTTAACACCTGAACTAAGAAACGCAATGGGAGTAGCGGCAACTAAGGTCGCTGAAGCTTGTGATTATGTGGGAGCAGGTACCGTGGAGTTTTTAATGGATGCTGATCTAAATTTCTACTTTTTAGAAATGAACACAAGACTGCAGGTAGAACACCCGGTTACCGAGTTGATTTCTGGAGTTGATTTGGTGGAGCTGCAGATAAAGGTTGCGAGGGGAGAAGAACTACCATTAAAGCAAGAAGATTTAAAGATACAGGGTCATGCTATGGAGTTACGGGTTTATGCAGAAGATCCTCTTAACGATTTCTTGCCCAGTGTTGGTAATTTGGAAGTTTATAAGTTGCCAGTAGGAGAGGGGATTCGAGTTGATAATGGGTTTGAAGAAGGAATGGATATTCCAATTTATTATGACCCCATGCTTTCAAAATTGATTACTTATGGTGAAACTAGGGAAGAGGCGATTGAATTAATACTTGATGCTATTCAGGATTATAAAATCAAAGGGGTACAGACCACATTACCTTTTGGCACTTTTGTTTTCAAACACGATGCGTTTAGGTCGGGAAATTTTGATACACATTTCGTAAAAGATTACTATTCTCCAGAAACCCTCAAACAACAAAATACAGATGAGGCGGAAATAGCAGCTATGATTGCATTGCACCAATACCTTGAAGACCAAAAAATACTAAAATTACCATCAAACTAA
- a CDS encoding acyl-CoA carboxylase subunit beta encodes MDSKIKILKDKVAEAHLGGGEKRIEKQHQKKKLTARERVQYLLDEGSFEEMGVLVTHRTTDFGMEKEIYYGDGVVTGYGTINGRLVYVYAQDFTVFGGALSETHAEKICKVMDLAMKVGAPIIGLNDSGGARIQEGVRSLGGYADIFYRNVQASGVIPQISAVMGPCAGGAVYSPAMTDFIVMVEETSYMFVTGPNVVKTVTNEEVTSEELGGASAHAVKSGVAHKTSSNDAICLDDIRNLLDYLPQNNTELPKLKPYALGDEIREELSSIVPDNPNKPYDMHGVIKGIIDSDTFYEIHKDYAENIIVGFARLGGRSIGVIANQPMFLAGVLGVQSSRKAARFTRFCDAFNIPLLVLVDVPGFLPGTDQEWNGIIMHGAKLLYALSEATVPRVTVITRKAYGGAYDVMNSKHIGADFNFAWPNAEIAVMGAKGASEIIFRREIAAAKNPAEKLAEKEAEYAEKFANPYRAAQRGFIDEVILPKNTRRKLLKAFAMLEKKEVQTPKKKHGNIPL; translated from the coding sequence ATGGATTCCAAAATAAAAATTTTAAAGGATAAAGTAGCTGAAGCTCATCTAGGTGGAGGTGAAAAACGAATTGAAAAACAACATCAAAAGAAAAAACTGACTGCGAGGGAGCGAGTCCAATATTTGTTGGACGAAGGCTCTTTTGAAGAAATGGGGGTTTTGGTTACCCATCGTACCACAGATTTTGGTATGGAAAAGGAAATCTATTACGGAGATGGTGTGGTAACGGGTTATGGGACCATTAATGGACGATTGGTCTATGTCTATGCCCAGGACTTTACCGTTTTTGGAGGCGCTTTATCTGAAACCCATGCCGAGAAAATATGTAAAGTGATGGATCTGGCCATGAAAGTGGGGGCGCCAATCATTGGATTGAACGATTCTGGGGGTGCCCGAATTCAAGAGGGAGTTAGATCTCTTGGCGGGTATGCTGATATCTTTTACAGAAATGTGCAGGCATCAGGGGTAATCCCACAGATATCTGCAGTAATGGGGCCTTGCGCTGGTGGGGCGGTGTATTCACCGGCAATGACAGATTTTATTGTGATGGTAGAAGAAACCAGTTATATGTTTGTTACCGGACCCAATGTGGTAAAAACGGTTACAAATGAGGAAGTGACATCGGAAGAGTTGGGAGGTGCCAGTGCACATGCTGTAAAATCCGGTGTGGCCCACAAAACTTCTTCTAATGATGCTATATGCTTGGATGATATAAGAAACTTGTTGGACTATTTACCACAGAACAACACCGAGTTACCAAAATTGAAGCCATATGCTTTAGGAGATGAGATACGGGAGGAACTCTCGAGTATAGTACCTGATAACCCTAACAAGCCCTATGATATGCATGGTGTGATCAAGGGGATTATAGACAGCGATACCTTTTATGAAATTCATAAGGATTATGCCGAAAATATAATAGTTGGTTTTGCACGATTAGGAGGTAGAAGTATCGGTGTCATAGCGAACCAACCCATGTTTTTGGCAGGGGTGTTGGGAGTGCAAAGTTCAAGAAAGGCTGCGCGTTTTACACGTTTTTGCGATGCCTTTAATATTCCTTTGTTGGTTTTGGTTGATGTTCCGGGATTCTTACCTGGTACTGATCAAGAATGGAACGGTATTATAATGCATGGTGCTAAACTTTTGTATGCCCTGAGTGAAGCAACAGTGCCAAGAGTCACTGTCATAACTAGAAAAGCATATGGAGGTGCTTATGATGTAATGAATTCTAAACACATTGGAGCAGATTTCAATTTTGCATGGCCCAATGCAGAGATAGCTGTGATGGGAGCGAAAGGTGCTAGTGAGATTATTTTTAGACGAGAAATTGCGGCAGCAAAAAATCCAGCAGAGAAATTAGCAGAAAAAGAAGCTGAATACGCTGAAAAATTTGCAAACCCATATAGAGCGGCACAAAGAGGGTTCATAGATGAGGTAATCCTTCCTAAAAACACCAGACGGAAACTGTTGAAGGCTTTT